A region from the Desulfobaccales bacterium genome encodes:
- a CDS encoding adenylate/guanylate cyclase domain-containing protein, producing the protein MGSRVEVTCFADLKDFTNLTAQLGHDKIKPFREDYLRVGKLLAESVGGKYIKSIGDAHMITFNELKSALKFAVQLQQYYFPRPCQSRSPFQIRIALYLGVAEPDGDDVFGSGPNQASRVEGLAIPGEVWVNEGLVNAFETIWESYKAGKYFKYCGDFELKGIEKPPKQTLYSLDWCTLGGDDPEYGLAPLIIEHLKNASVVISNFSVNDVANPASIIWPVVPRDLVNAIHRGQVEIIRLLTLLGWKVHVLIADCGAKDTPRNESEEFMRNLKKYMLQRNLIDIDFSFMSDLYKPKTDSCHKMHSYFQKVISDFTLAELVAINTKTYDTKIQEDIKTSAALDFLRPALTIAAVLRLIEDIGGKSIVVVGLDEKIQWERGLDIKGSRLKYGVIFNPVLVTAGYQVRQAKAWPFWYSWEAMVVDMEKSNLAQWTAQLHAYLPDFPSKCVTIEGCSISPEDWQSEERLHQKVSWDALAKYVYREILSI; encoded by the coding sequence ATGGGTAGCAGGGTGGAAGTAACATGTTTTGCTGATCTAAAAGACTTTACCAATCTTACGGCACAACTTGGCCATGATAAAATTAAGCCTTTTCGCGAAGATTATTTGCGAGTAGGTAAGTTATTAGCCGAATCTGTTGGAGGTAAATATATTAAAAGCATCGGCGATGCGCACATGATTACCTTTAATGAACTTAAATCTGCCTTAAAATTTGCCGTGCAACTCCAGCAATATTATTTTCCTCGACCATGTCAGAGCAGAAGCCCGTTTCAAATTAGAATCGCATTGTATCTAGGGGTAGCAGAACCTGATGGAGATGACGTTTTTGGATCAGGTCCAAACCAAGCATCCAGAGTTGAAGGTCTCGCTATTCCTGGTGAGGTTTGGGTGAATGAAGGGTTGGTAAATGCCTTTGAGACTATTTGGGAGTCTTACAAGGCTGGGAAATATTTTAAATATTGCGGGGATTTTGAGTTAAAAGGTATTGAGAAGCCTCCAAAGCAAACGTTATATTCTTTAGATTGGTGCACCCTTGGAGGTGATGACCCGGAATATGGGTTGGCCCCTTTGATAATAGAGCATCTTAAAAATGCATCAGTGGTAATATCCAATTTCTCAGTTAACGATGTCGCCAATCCGGCCTCAATAATCTGGCCTGTAGTTCCCAGAGATTTAGTAAATGCTATCCATCGAGGACAAGTTGAAATTATCAGGTTGCTAACTCTTCTCGGGTGGAAAGTGCATGTGCTAATAGCTGACTGTGGTGCAAAAGACACTCCTCGAAATGAATCTGAAGAATTCATGCGAAATCTAAAAAAGTATATGCTGCAACGCAATTTAATAGATATTGATTTTTCATTCATGAGTGACTTATATAAACCTAAAACGGATTCATGTCACAAAATGCATAGTTATTTCCAAAAGGTAATCTCGGACTTTACTCTTGCGGAACTTGTGGCTATAAACACTAAAACTTACGATACAAAAATCCAGGAAGATATCAAAACATCTGCTGCTTTAGATTTTCTCCGCCCGGCATTGACGATTGCTGCGGTTTTGCGCCTAATCGAAGACATAGGTGGAAAAAGTATTGTAGTAGTGGGACTTGATGAAAAGATCCAATGGGAAAGAGGGCTTGATATTAAGGGAAGCAGGCTAAAATATGGTGTTATTTTTAACCCTGTTTTAGTAACGGCGGGATATCAGGTCAGACAAGCTAAGGCTTGGCCTTTTTGGTATTCTTGGGAGGCCATGGTGGTAGATATGGAAAAATCTAATTTAGCTCAATGGACTGCCCAATTGCACGCTTATTTACCTGATTTTCCATCAAAATGTGTGACAATTGAGGGTTGCTCTATCTCTCCTGAAGACTGGCAAAGTGAAGAGAGGTTACATCAAAAAGTAAGTTGGGATGCTTTAGCTAAATATGTCTATAGAGAAATTCTAAGCATCTAA
- a CDS encoding radical SAM protein: MTLKNVLHTKSGLFVREDEGFGLFVYSPYLGLVFACREEDSKKVLMWLEQKSDKAPSVEYEKALGPGWSIPLKDVEYPIPHLLPNADAWKILPNPNRPILINWLLTGNCPLACQYCYAEDLMRGKCQEPDENEIDEIAEAILSFKPLVVVLTGGDPLFSHHLEKAIALLHKKTGIIIDTSAYTFNSNHLKIFKQYNVFVRISIDSERPQINDELRPVNKMYPKLRNIHPSTVDAAISALCQCINENVRIAVQTVATKINSSDLLSFGDKLFKLKVSGWRILMVAPSIEQQQAYDKLKMSKQTRMRFIEYTQKELLSKYKKDWNRRMAVQVAHNKTANEVILVSPDGTFRTESNVECGKVILDEEYPKRPRLEMLLHKIDMQAHGARYLNFSTAR; this comes from the coding sequence ATGACCCTTAAGAATGTTTTGCATACGAAATCTGGATTGTTTGTACGTGAAGACGAAGGTTTTGGTCTTTTCGTATATTCTCCTTATTTGGGTTTAGTTTTTGCCTGTAGAGAGGAAGACAGTAAGAAAGTACTCATGTGGCTTGAGCAGAAATCTGACAAAGCCCCTTCAGTTGAATATGAAAAAGCATTAGGCCCGGGCTGGTCTATCCCCTTGAAGGATGTCGAATATCCTATTCCTCATCTATTACCAAATGCTGATGCTTGGAAAATACTACCCAATCCCAATCGCCCTATTCTGATAAACTGGCTATTAACAGGTAATTGTCCCTTGGCGTGTCAATACTGCTATGCCGAAGATCTGATGAGAGGCAAGTGCCAGGAACCTGATGAAAATGAGATCGATGAAATTGCCGAGGCAATCTTATCGTTTAAACCCCTAGTGGTTGTTTTGACTGGGGGTGACCCTTTGTTTAGCCATCATTTAGAAAAGGCGATCGCATTACTTCATAAAAAGACAGGAATTATAATTGATACAAGCGCATATACATTTAATTCTAATCACTTAAAAATATTTAAGCAATACAATGTATTTGTCCGGATTTCAATTGATTCTGAACGGCCACAAATTAACGATGAGCTTCGGCCAGTAAATAAAATGTATCCTAAATTGCGGAATATTCATCCAAGTACTGTAGATGCTGCCATAAGTGCATTGTGTCAATGTATTAATGAAAATGTTAGAATCGCTGTACAAACTGTAGCGACGAAAATTAATTCTAGCGATTTATTATCTTTTGGAGACAAATTATTTAAATTGAAAGTAAGTGGATGGCGAATCCTTATGGTAGCTCCTTCCATCGAACAGCAACAAGCATATGATAAGCTTAAAATGTCGAAGCAGACAAGAATGAGATTCATCGAATATACACAAAAGGAGCTTCTTTCTAAATACAAAAAGGATTGGAATCGCAGAATGGCTGTTCAGGTAGCCCACAATAAAACCGCAAATGAAGTTATATTGGTTTCCCCGGATGGCACGTTCAGAACTGAGTCAAATGTTGAATGTGGAAAAGTTATATTGGATGAAGAATATCCTAAGCGGCCAAGATTAGAAATGTTATTGCATAAGATTGATATGCAGGCACATGGTGCACGATACTTAAATTTCTCTACCGCCAGATGA